In a single window of the Anguilla rostrata isolate EN2019 chromosome 6, ASM1855537v3, whole genome shotgun sequence genome:
- the tmem214 gene encoding transmembrane protein 214 isoform X1, which produces MASAGNNGSVGKWEVVKKSKKPNGGKNPSDKKSGGRKALSESNLPRIDPTPPLKMSETIYEGFEKMAKKQNKEQVPPATVAEPPAKKAGASKQPKKSPANGGGPAPVPFRTLEEAVNALDISELQQQLERSQTVFPENPSVWVKDLAGYLNCKLQAPEGDPTLSTHSYDYPYCLASKELRSIIKGLLAQCGGSLQDFFDHCIYTMLRELDKASGEPLHGYRICIQAVMQDKPKIATLNLVEHLELLRSHQNRPVKCLTIMWALGQVGFCDLSQGLRVWLGIMLPVLGMKSLSAYAIGYLERLLMLHANLTKGFGIMGPKEFFPLLDFAFMPKNALSTSLQDQLRRLYPRLKVLAFGAKPESTLHTYFPSFLSRATPHCPDDMKRELLSSMTECLSVDPQSLGVWRQLYTKHLPQSSLLLNNLLSSWNTLPAKLRRNLQETVQSFKVTNEEMRSSTSSQEVLECNELCNSLQLKMKGRGFPWTRLLMAVLVFAAGFLVHDIRSQGSFKASATAGYLQQSGLLSVSQQAWGKVSHYSQEGVSWLETNAPYYYSEAVTAVGPVLEVAWEKTKVGAVFVVEQCSDLVAWVRENAPRFIEWLNANIPESVFQFIEYLKELLVFIHHSYVLPSLAYVKVSLEHAWQMFVESCDGEVSLHCVQNHVISLSNSTWTYMQDATVAVKNWASDLMSQS; this is translated from the exons ATGGCTTCGGCTGGGAATAATGGTTCCGTTGGCAAGTGGGAAGTGgtgaagaaaagcaaaaaaccGAACGGCGGAAAGAATCCATCTGACAAGAAATCGGGGGGAAGGAAAGCTCTGAGCGAGTCTAACCTCCCCAGGATTGACCCGACTC CGCCGCTGAAGATGTCGGAGACGATCTACGAGGGCTTCGAGAAGATGGCCAAGAAGCAGAACAAGGAGCAGGTTCCCCCGGCGACGGTCGCGGAACCGCCCGCCAAGAAGGCCGGCGCCAGCAAGCAGCCGAAAAAGTCGCCCGCCAACGGCGGCGGGCCGGCTCCCGTCCCGTTCAGAACGCTGGAGGAGGCCGTGAACGCG TTGGATATCTcagaactgcagcagcagctggagaggAGCCAGACCGTGTTCCCGGAGAACCCCTCTGTGTGGGTGAAGGACCTGGCCGGGTAcctcaactgcaaactgcaggCCCCGGAGGGGGACCCCACGCTCAGCACCCACAGCTACG attaCCCATACTGCCTTGCCAGTAAGGAGCTGAGGAGCATCATTAAGGGCCTGCTGGCCCAGTGCGGCGGGTCCCTGCAGGACTTCTTCGACCACTGCATCTACACCATGCTGCGCGAGCTGGACAAGGCCTCCG GAGAGCCCCTGCACGGGTACAGGATCTGCATTCAGGCCGTCATGCAGGACAAGCCCAAAATAGCCACCCTCAACCTGGTAGAG CACCTGGAGCTGTTGCGGTCCCATCAGAACCGGCCGGTGAAGTGCCTGACCATCATGTGGGCGCTGGGCCAGGTGGGCTTCTGCGACCTCAGCCAGGGCCTCCGCG TGTGGCTGGGCATCATGCTGCCGGTGCTGGGTATGAAGTCCCTGTCTGCCTACGCCATCGGGTACCTGGAGAGGCTGCTCAT GTTGCACGCTAACTTGACGAAAGGCTTTGGAATCATGGGACCAAAGGAGTTTTTCCCGCTGCTGGACTTTGCCTTCATGCCTAAAAATGCACTTTCAACCAG CCTGCAGGACCAGCTGAGGCGTCTCTACCCGCGGCTGAAGGTCCTGGCGTTCGGCGCAAAGCCCGAGTCCACCCTGCACACCTACTTCCCCTCCTTCCTGTCCAGAGCCACGCCCCACTGCCCCGACGACATGAAGAGAGAG CTCCTGAGCAGCATGACTGAGTGCCTGTCAGTGGATCCTCAGAGCCTGGGGGTGTGGAGGCAGCTTTACACCAAACACCTGCCACAGTCCAG CCTTCTGCTAAATAATCTCCTTAGCTCCTGGAACACGTTGCCCGCTAAG ctgCGCAGGAATCTTCAGGAGACAGTCCAGTCTTTCAAAGTGACCAATGAGGAGATGAGGTCGTCCACCAGCTCTCAGGAGGTGTTGGAATGCAATGAGCTGTGCAAT AGCCTGCAGCTGAAGatgaaggggcggggcttccccTGGACCCGCCTGCTGATGGCCGTGCTGGTTTTTGCCGCTGGCTTCCTGGTTCACGACATCCGTTCCCAGGGCTCTTTCAAAG cctcgGCGACGGCGGGGTACCTGCAGCAGTCGGGTCTCCTGTCCGTGTCCCAGCAGGCCTGGGGCAAAGTCTCGCACTACTCCCAGGAGGGCGTCAG CTGGCTGGAAACCAACGCTCCGTATTACTACTCCGAGGCTGTGACCGCGGTCGGGCCCGTCCTGGAGGTCGCCTGGGAGAAGACGAAGGTCGGCGCGGTCTTCGTCGTGGAGCAGTGCTCGGACCTGGTGGCGTGGGTCAGAGAGAACGCGCCGCGCTTCATCGAATGG CTTAACGCCAACATCCCAGAGAGCGTGTTCCAGTTCATCGAGTATCTGAAGGAGCTCCTGGTGTTCATCCATCACAGTTATGTCCTGCCGTCGCTGGCGTACGTAAAAGTTTCGCTGGAGCACGCGTGGCAGATGTTCGTAGAGTCCTGCGA TGGTGAAGTGTCGTTACATTGTGTGCAGAACCACGTGATATCCCTCTCCAATTCCACCTGGACGTACATGCAGGACGCCACCGTGGCCGTAAAGAACTGGGCCTCGGACCTCATGTCCCAGTCGTGA
- the tmem214 gene encoding transmembrane protein 214 isoform X2, which produces MSETIYEGFEKMAKKQNKEQVPPATVAEPPAKKAGASKQPKKSPANGGGPAPVPFRTLEEAVNALDISELQQQLERSQTVFPENPSVWVKDLAGYLNCKLQAPEGDPTLSTHSYDYPYCLASKELRSIIKGLLAQCGGSLQDFFDHCIYTMLRELDKASGEPLHGYRICIQAVMQDKPKIATLNLVEHLELLRSHQNRPVKCLTIMWALGQVGFCDLSQGLRVWLGIMLPVLGMKSLSAYAIGYLERLLMLHANLTKGFGIMGPKEFFPLLDFAFMPKNALSTSLQDQLRRLYPRLKVLAFGAKPESTLHTYFPSFLSRATPHCPDDMKRELLSSMTECLSVDPQSLGVWRQLYTKHLPQSSLLLNNLLSSWNTLPAKLRRNLQETVQSFKVTNEEMRSSTSSQEVLECNELCNSLQLKMKGRGFPWTRLLMAVLVFAAGFLVHDIRSQGSFKASATAGYLQQSGLLSVSQQAWGKVSHYSQEGVSWLETNAPYYYSEAVTAVGPVLEVAWEKTKVGAVFVVEQCSDLVAWVRENAPRFIEWLNANIPESVFQFIEYLKELLVFIHHSYVLPSLAYVKVSLEHAWQMFVESCDGEVSLHCVQNHVISLSNSTWTYMQDATVAVKNWASDLMSQS; this is translated from the exons ATGTCGGAGACGATCTACGAGGGCTTCGAGAAGATGGCCAAGAAGCAGAACAAGGAGCAGGTTCCCCCGGCGACGGTCGCGGAACCGCCCGCCAAGAAGGCCGGCGCCAGCAAGCAGCCGAAAAAGTCGCCCGCCAACGGCGGCGGGCCGGCTCCCGTCCCGTTCAGAACGCTGGAGGAGGCCGTGAACGCG TTGGATATCTcagaactgcagcagcagctggagaggAGCCAGACCGTGTTCCCGGAGAACCCCTCTGTGTGGGTGAAGGACCTGGCCGGGTAcctcaactgcaaactgcaggCCCCGGAGGGGGACCCCACGCTCAGCACCCACAGCTACG attaCCCATACTGCCTTGCCAGTAAGGAGCTGAGGAGCATCATTAAGGGCCTGCTGGCCCAGTGCGGCGGGTCCCTGCAGGACTTCTTCGACCACTGCATCTACACCATGCTGCGCGAGCTGGACAAGGCCTCCG GAGAGCCCCTGCACGGGTACAGGATCTGCATTCAGGCCGTCATGCAGGACAAGCCCAAAATAGCCACCCTCAACCTGGTAGAG CACCTGGAGCTGTTGCGGTCCCATCAGAACCGGCCGGTGAAGTGCCTGACCATCATGTGGGCGCTGGGCCAGGTGGGCTTCTGCGACCTCAGCCAGGGCCTCCGCG TGTGGCTGGGCATCATGCTGCCGGTGCTGGGTATGAAGTCCCTGTCTGCCTACGCCATCGGGTACCTGGAGAGGCTGCTCAT GTTGCACGCTAACTTGACGAAAGGCTTTGGAATCATGGGACCAAAGGAGTTTTTCCCGCTGCTGGACTTTGCCTTCATGCCTAAAAATGCACTTTCAACCAG CCTGCAGGACCAGCTGAGGCGTCTCTACCCGCGGCTGAAGGTCCTGGCGTTCGGCGCAAAGCCCGAGTCCACCCTGCACACCTACTTCCCCTCCTTCCTGTCCAGAGCCACGCCCCACTGCCCCGACGACATGAAGAGAGAG CTCCTGAGCAGCATGACTGAGTGCCTGTCAGTGGATCCTCAGAGCCTGGGGGTGTGGAGGCAGCTTTACACCAAACACCTGCCACAGTCCAG CCTTCTGCTAAATAATCTCCTTAGCTCCTGGAACACGTTGCCCGCTAAG ctgCGCAGGAATCTTCAGGAGACAGTCCAGTCTTTCAAAGTGACCAATGAGGAGATGAGGTCGTCCACCAGCTCTCAGGAGGTGTTGGAATGCAATGAGCTGTGCAAT AGCCTGCAGCTGAAGatgaaggggcggggcttccccTGGACCCGCCTGCTGATGGCCGTGCTGGTTTTTGCCGCTGGCTTCCTGGTTCACGACATCCGTTCCCAGGGCTCTTTCAAAG cctcgGCGACGGCGGGGTACCTGCAGCAGTCGGGTCTCCTGTCCGTGTCCCAGCAGGCCTGGGGCAAAGTCTCGCACTACTCCCAGGAGGGCGTCAG CTGGCTGGAAACCAACGCTCCGTATTACTACTCCGAGGCTGTGACCGCGGTCGGGCCCGTCCTGGAGGTCGCCTGGGAGAAGACGAAGGTCGGCGCGGTCTTCGTCGTGGAGCAGTGCTCGGACCTGGTGGCGTGGGTCAGAGAGAACGCGCCGCGCTTCATCGAATGG CTTAACGCCAACATCCCAGAGAGCGTGTTCCAGTTCATCGAGTATCTGAAGGAGCTCCTGGTGTTCATCCATCACAGTTATGTCCTGCCGTCGCTGGCGTACGTAAAAGTTTCGCTGGAGCACGCGTGGCAGATGTTCGTAGAGTCCTGCGA TGGTGAAGTGTCGTTACATTGTGTGCAGAACCACGTGATATCCCTCTCCAATTCCACCTGGACGTACATGCAGGACGCCACCGTGGCCGTAAAGAACTGGGCCTCGGACCTCATGTCCCAGTCGTGA
- the tmem214 gene encoding transmembrane protein 214 isoform X3: MASAGNNGSVGKWEVVKKSKKPNGGKNPSDKKSGGRKALSESNLPRIDPTPPLKMSETIYEGFEKMAKKQNKEQVPPATVAEPPAKKAGASKQPKKSPANGGGPAPVPFRTLEEAVNALDISELQQQLERSQTVFPENPSVWVKDLAGYLNCKLQAPEGDPTLSTHSYDYPYCLASKELRSIIKGLLAQCGGSLQDFFDHCIYTMLRELDKASGEPLHGYRICIQAVMQDKPKIATLNLVEHLELLRSHQNRPVKCLTIMWALGQVGFCDLSQGLRVWLGIMLPVLGMKSLSAYAIGYLERLLMLHANLTKGFGIMGPKEFFPLLDFAFMPKNALSTSLQDQLRRLYPRLKVLAFGAKPESTLHTYFPSFLSRATPHCPDDMKRELLSSMTECLSVDPQSLGVWRQLYTKHLPQSSLLLNNLLSSWNTLPAKLRRNLQETVQSFKVTNEEMRSSTSSQEVLECNELCNSLQLKMKGRGFPWTRLLMAVLVFAAGFLVHDIRSQGSFKGLYHSQYHTGGKVCTILSITQGGKVCTILSITQGRKVCTILSVT, encoded by the exons ATGGCTTCGGCTGGGAATAATGGTTCCGTTGGCAAGTGGGAAGTGgtgaagaaaagcaaaaaaccGAACGGCGGAAAGAATCCATCTGACAAGAAATCGGGGGGAAGGAAAGCTCTGAGCGAGTCTAACCTCCCCAGGATTGACCCGACTC CGCCGCTGAAGATGTCGGAGACGATCTACGAGGGCTTCGAGAAGATGGCCAAGAAGCAGAACAAGGAGCAGGTTCCCCCGGCGACGGTCGCGGAACCGCCCGCCAAGAAGGCCGGCGCCAGCAAGCAGCCGAAAAAGTCGCCCGCCAACGGCGGCGGGCCGGCTCCCGTCCCGTTCAGAACGCTGGAGGAGGCCGTGAACGCG TTGGATATCTcagaactgcagcagcagctggagaggAGCCAGACCGTGTTCCCGGAGAACCCCTCTGTGTGGGTGAAGGACCTGGCCGGGTAcctcaactgcaaactgcaggCCCCGGAGGGGGACCCCACGCTCAGCACCCACAGCTACG attaCCCATACTGCCTTGCCAGTAAGGAGCTGAGGAGCATCATTAAGGGCCTGCTGGCCCAGTGCGGCGGGTCCCTGCAGGACTTCTTCGACCACTGCATCTACACCATGCTGCGCGAGCTGGACAAGGCCTCCG GAGAGCCCCTGCACGGGTACAGGATCTGCATTCAGGCCGTCATGCAGGACAAGCCCAAAATAGCCACCCTCAACCTGGTAGAG CACCTGGAGCTGTTGCGGTCCCATCAGAACCGGCCGGTGAAGTGCCTGACCATCATGTGGGCGCTGGGCCAGGTGGGCTTCTGCGACCTCAGCCAGGGCCTCCGCG TGTGGCTGGGCATCATGCTGCCGGTGCTGGGTATGAAGTCCCTGTCTGCCTACGCCATCGGGTACCTGGAGAGGCTGCTCAT GTTGCACGCTAACTTGACGAAAGGCTTTGGAATCATGGGACCAAAGGAGTTTTTCCCGCTGCTGGACTTTGCCTTCATGCCTAAAAATGCACTTTCAACCAG CCTGCAGGACCAGCTGAGGCGTCTCTACCCGCGGCTGAAGGTCCTGGCGTTCGGCGCAAAGCCCGAGTCCACCCTGCACACCTACTTCCCCTCCTTCCTGTCCAGAGCCACGCCCCACTGCCCCGACGACATGAAGAGAGAG CTCCTGAGCAGCATGACTGAGTGCCTGTCAGTGGATCCTCAGAGCCTGGGGGTGTGGAGGCAGCTTTACACCAAACACCTGCCACAGTCCAG CCTTCTGCTAAATAATCTCCTTAGCTCCTGGAACACGTTGCCCGCTAAG ctgCGCAGGAATCTTCAGGAGACAGTCCAGTCTTTCAAAGTGACCAATGAGGAGATGAGGTCGTCCACCAGCTCTCAGGAGGTGTTGGAATGCAATGAGCTGTGCAAT AGCCTGCAGCTGAAGatgaaggggcggggcttccccTGGACCCGCCTGCTGATGGCCGTGCTGGTTTTTGCCGCTGGCTTCCTGGTTCACGACATCCGTTCCCAGGGCTCTTTCAAAGGTTTGTACCACTCTCAGTATCACACAGGGGGAAAG GTCTGTACCATTCTCAGTATCACACAGGGGGGAAAGGTCTGTACCATTCTCAGTATCACACAGGGGCGAAAGGTCTGTACCATTCTCAGTGTCACATAG
- the mapre3b gene encoding microtubule-associated protein RP/EB family member 3b isoform X2, with amino-acid sequence MAVNVYSTSVTIENLSRHDMLAWVNDSLHLSYTKVEQLCSGAAYCQFMDMLFPGCVLLKKVKFQARLEHEYIHNFKVLQAAFKKMGVDKIIPVEKLVKGKFQDNFEFVQWFKKLFDANYDGKEYDPQQARQGHDAPPPNPVPQRTSPTVPKIMPAPQRAINNPVRRNPPMARNGGGDTDPQIVELNRQLMDLKLTVDGLEKERDFYFSKLRDIELICQEHEGENSPVLSRIINILYATEDGFAPPEDEEVDGQPHEDQDEY; translated from the exons ATGGCGGTGAACGTGTACTCCACATCTGTGACCATAGAGAACCTGAGTCGCCATGACATGCTGGCTTGGGTCAACGACTCTCTGCACCTCAGCTACACCAAGGTGGAGCAGCTGTGTTCAG gtGCGGCGTATTGCCAGTTCATGGACATGCTCTTCCCGGGCTGTGTGCTCCTGAAGAAGGTGAAGTTCCAGGCCAGGCTGGAGCACGAGTACATTCACAACTTCAAAGTGCTGCAGGCAGCCTTCAAGAAAATGGGCGTCGACAAA ataatCCCTGTAGAAAAGTTAGTAAAAGGAAAGTTCCAGGACAACTTTGAGTTTGTGCAGTGGTTCAAGAAGTTATTTGACGCCAACTACGACGGGAAGGAGTACGACCCGCAGCAGGCCCGGCAAGGCCATGACGCTCCACCTCCCAATCCAG TGCCCCAGAGAACGTCCCCCACGGTCCCCAAGATCATGCCCGCCCCCCAGAGGGCAATCAACAACCCCGTGAGGAGGAACCCCCCCATGGCCAGGAACGGGGGCGGGGACACCGACCCACAGATCGTGGAGCTTAACCGGCAG ctgATGGATCTGAAGCTGACGGTAGACGGGCTTGAGAAGGAGAGGGATTTCTACTTCAGTAAACTGCGCGACATCGAGCTCATCTGCCAGGAGCACGAGGGCGAAAACAGCCCTGTGCTCTCCCGGATCATCAACATTCTCTACGCTACAGAG GACGGCTTTGCTCCACCCGAGGATGAGGAGGTTGATGGCCAGCCACACGAGGACCAGGACGAATACTAA
- the mapre3b gene encoding microtubule-associated protein RP/EB family member 3b isoform X1, translating into MAVNVYSTSVTIENLSRHDMLAWVNDSLHLSYTKVEQLCSGAAYCQFMDMLFPGCVLLKKVKFQARLEHEYIHNFKVLQAAFKKMGVDKIIPVEKLVKGKFQDNFEFVQWFKKLFDANYDGKEYDPQQARQGHDAPPPNPGEQIFHKPKKPCGPTVPQRTSPTVPKIMPAPQRAINNPVRRNPPMARNGGGDTDPQIVELNRQLMDLKLTVDGLEKERDFYFSKLRDIELICQEHEGENSPVLSRIINILYATEDGFAPPEDEEVDGQPHEDQDEY; encoded by the exons ATGGCGGTGAACGTGTACTCCACATCTGTGACCATAGAGAACCTGAGTCGCCATGACATGCTGGCTTGGGTCAACGACTCTCTGCACCTCAGCTACACCAAGGTGGAGCAGCTGTGTTCAG gtGCGGCGTATTGCCAGTTCATGGACATGCTCTTCCCGGGCTGTGTGCTCCTGAAGAAGGTGAAGTTCCAGGCCAGGCTGGAGCACGAGTACATTCACAACTTCAAAGTGCTGCAGGCAGCCTTCAAGAAAATGGGCGTCGACAAA ataatCCCTGTAGAAAAGTTAGTAAAAGGAAAGTTCCAGGACAACTTTGAGTTTGTGCAGTGGTTCAAGAAGTTATTTGACGCCAACTACGACGGGAAGGAGTACGACCCGCAGCAGGCCCGGCAAGGCCATGACGCTCCACCTCCCAATCCAGGTGAACAAATTTTCCACAAACCCAAGAAACCTTGTGGCCCCACAG TGCCCCAGAGAACGTCCCCCACGGTCCCCAAGATCATGCCCGCCCCCCAGAGGGCAATCAACAACCCCGTGAGGAGGAACCCCCCCATGGCCAGGAACGGGGGCGGGGACACCGACCCACAGATCGTGGAGCTTAACCGGCAG ctgATGGATCTGAAGCTGACGGTAGACGGGCTTGAGAAGGAGAGGGATTTCTACTTCAGTAAACTGCGCGACATCGAGCTCATCTGCCAGGAGCACGAGGGCGAAAACAGCCCTGTGCTCTCCCGGATCATCAACATTCTCTACGCTACAGAG GACGGCTTTGCTCCACCCGAGGATGAGGAGGTTGATGGCCAGCCACACGAGGACCAGGACGAATACTAA
- the mapre3b gene encoding microtubule-associated protein RP/EB family member 3b isoform X3: protein MAVNVYSTSVTIENLSRHDMLAWVNDSLHLSYTKVEQLCSGAAYCQFMDMLFPGCVLLKKVKFQARLEHEYIHNFKVLQAAFKKMGVDKIIPVEKLVKGKFQDNFEFVQWFKKLFDANYDGKEYDPQQARQGHDAPPPNPGEQIFHKPKKPCGPTVPQRTSPTVPKIMPAPQRAINNPVRRNPPMARNGGGDTDPQIVELNRQLMDLKLTVDGLEKERDFYFSKLRDIELICQEHEGENSPVLSRIINILYATE from the exons ATGGCGGTGAACGTGTACTCCACATCTGTGACCATAGAGAACCTGAGTCGCCATGACATGCTGGCTTGGGTCAACGACTCTCTGCACCTCAGCTACACCAAGGTGGAGCAGCTGTGTTCAG gtGCGGCGTATTGCCAGTTCATGGACATGCTCTTCCCGGGCTGTGTGCTCCTGAAGAAGGTGAAGTTCCAGGCCAGGCTGGAGCACGAGTACATTCACAACTTCAAAGTGCTGCAGGCAGCCTTCAAGAAAATGGGCGTCGACAAA ataatCCCTGTAGAAAAGTTAGTAAAAGGAAAGTTCCAGGACAACTTTGAGTTTGTGCAGTGGTTCAAGAAGTTATTTGACGCCAACTACGACGGGAAGGAGTACGACCCGCAGCAGGCCCGGCAAGGCCATGACGCTCCACCTCCCAATCCAGGTGAACAAATTTTCCACAAACCCAAGAAACCTTGTGGCCCCACAG TGCCCCAGAGAACGTCCCCCACGGTCCCCAAGATCATGCCCGCCCCCCAGAGGGCAATCAACAACCCCGTGAGGAGGAACCCCCCCATGGCCAGGAACGGGGGCGGGGACACCGACCCACAGATCGTGGAGCTTAACCGGCAG ctgATGGATCTGAAGCTGACGGTAGACGGGCTTGAGAAGGAGAGGGATTTCTACTTCAGTAAACTGCGCGACATCGAGCTCATCTGCCAGGAGCACGAGGGCGAAAACAGCCCTGTGCTCTCCCGGATCATCAACATTCTCTACGCTACAGAG TGA